Proteins co-encoded in one Brachionichthys hirsutus isolate HB-005 unplaced genomic scaffold, CSIRO-AGI_Bhir_v1 contig_698, whole genome shotgun sequence genomic window:
- the LOC137914283 gene encoding ras and EF-hand domain-containing protein-like, producing the protein MSAEEQGRLRALFHTHDVDGSGRIERSEFLTACAELRLSAVEADGIFHRLDVDRDGAVTLRQFIGGFRHRCAEAMESDGGDESAAWESFERKMGEQAKFIPRNEQAAALYQNITLTEPRLLPQLEKVIINFVKEIKQQNSEMENLALAIKRAQDQASMQLSEMEEEMDQRIQTAERKVRDQEKKRAEAAQNELRRSYETEVCELQCKIQRMQMIEEKYKSITVNDVSPALKKKVNELTLDNQRLKQELMRSQTKVACLHSEMDSLKTELTDQSISSERDEELMKHFADERDMLESQIEILQSANRKLHDTNDGLRAALEKITRSGNGSSHLGIKERSKSICYTSPFALMDRFCQRMEDHPLYSRQPSCDALALAMCDPGLRRRHSSECEEDSLPETYMDSGLSTLRGSHGGYDSEHEVKDQDEEEMEERLDTINTIQFQPAETQDEESVFGSDSTSVLDWKPCESISVPKPLAPTRRKALSAISVKKEDKHSTNLGYMASEKVYRIVLAGDAAVGKSSFLLRLCKNEFKLGSSATLGVDFHMKTLIVDGEPVLLQLWDTAGQERFRSIAKSYFRRADGVLLLYDVSCEKSFLNVREWVDMIEDVSQEDIPIMLVGNKSDLRQDGVSCVSSSYGEKLAMTYNTLFCETSAKDGSNTMEAILHLAREVTKQATFDENAQSLPSLNAPKNKPNFSCCN; encoded by the exons ATGAGTGCGGAGGAGCAGGGTCGTCTGCGCGCACTCTTCCACACGCACGACGTGGACGGCTCGGGGCGGATCGAGAGGAGCGAGTTTCTCACCGCCTGCGCCGAGCTGCGGCTGTCGGCGGTCGAAGCCGACGGGATATTTCACCGGCTGGACGTCGACCGGGACGGAGCCGTCACGCTGCGACAGTTCATCGGTGGCTTCCGCCATCGCTGCGCAGAGGCCATGGAGTCGGACGGAGGAGATGAGTCCGCCGCCTGGGAGAGCTTCGAGCGCAAAATGGGCGAACAGGCTAAATTCATCCCCAG gAATGAACAAGCCGCTGCGTTGTACCAGAACATCACTCTCACTGAACCCAGGCTTTTACCCCAACTAGAGAAAGTCATTATAAACTTCGTCAAAGAGATCAAACAGCAAAACTCAGAGATGGAGAACCTGGCCCTGGCCATCAAAAG AGCGCAGGACCAAGCATCAATGCAGCTCAgtgaaatggaggaggagatggaccAACGCATTCAAACCGCTGAGAGGAAAGTACGAGATCAG GAGAAGAAGCGAGCAGAGGCTGCACAAAACGAGTTACGAAGAAGCTATGAAACAGAAGTGTGTGAGCTGCAGTGTAAGATCCAGAGGATGCAGATG ATTGAAGAGAAGTACAAGAGCATCACTGTGAATGATGTAAGCCCAGCGTTGAAGAAGAAGGTCAATGAGCTAACGCTG GACAACCAGCGACTCAAACAGGAGCTGATGAGATCTCAGACCAAAGTTGCTTGTTTGCACAGTGAGatggactccctgaagacggAGCTGACTGATCAGAGCATCAGTTCTGAAAG AGACGAGGAGCTCATGAAACACTTTGCTGATGAGCGAGACATGCTGGAGAGCCAGATTGAGATTTTACA GTCAGCTAACAGGAAGCTTCATGACACCAACGATGGCTTAAGAGCCGCTCTGGAGAAGATCACCAGG TCTGGGAATGGGAGCTCACACCTAGGCATAAAGGAAAGAAGTAAAAGCATCTGCTACACATCACCGTTTGCATTGATGGATAG gttctgccagCGTATGGAGGATCATCCTCTGTACAGCCGCCAGCCCAGCTGTGACGCTCTGGCCTTGGCCATGTGTGACCCAGGCCTGAGGCGCAGACACAGCAGTGAGTGTGAGGAGGACAGCCTGCCTGAGACCTACATGGACAGCGGCCTGTCGACACTCAGAGGTTCGCATGGGGGCTACGACTCGGAGCATGAGGTCAAAGATCAAGATGAAGAGGAAATGGAAGAGAGG TTAGACACAATCAATACAATACAATTTCAGCCAGCAGAAACACAGGATGAGGAATCGGTATTCGGGTCAGACAGCACCTCAGTTTTGGACTGGAAGCCATGTGAATCCATTAGTGTGCCCAAACCCCTGGCTCCAACCAGGAGAAAGGCCCTCAGTGCTATCAGTGTTAAG AAGGAGGACAAGCACAGCACTAACCTGGGCTACATGGCATCAGAGAAGGTCTACAGGATTGTGTTGGCTGGAGATGCGGCTGTGGGGAAGTCCAGTTTTCTGCTGCGCCTCTGCAAGAACGAATTCAAATTAGGCTCCAGTGCTACACTGG GGGTGGATTTCCACATGAAGACACTAATTGTGGACGGAGAGCCCGTTTTACTACAGTTATGGGACACAGCAGGACAAGAGAg GTTTCGCAGCATTGCTAAGTCGTATTTCCGTCGGGCGGATGGCGTGTTGCTGCTGTATGATGTCAGCTGTGAGAAGAGCTTCCTTAATGTCAGAGAGTGGGTGGATATGATTGAG GATGTGTCCCAGGAGGATATTCCCATCATGCTCGTAGGTAACAAGTCTGATCTAAGGCAAGATGGCGTTAGCTGTGTTTCTAGCAGCTATGGAGAGAAACTGGCTATG ACGTACAACACTCTGTTCTGTGAAACTAGTGCCAAAGATGGCTCCAACACAATGGAGGCTATTCTGCACCTGGCCAG GGAGGTAACCAAACAGGCTACGTTTGATGAAAACGCTCAGTCGTTGCCCAGCTTAAATGCTCcaaaaaataaaccaaacttCTCCTGCTGCAACTGA